One part of the Spirochaetota bacterium genome encodes these proteins:
- a CDS encoding alpha-hydroxy-acid oxidizing protein → MSYSDKKFIVIGAGELQIPLIKAAKNLGLTVIATDKNAQAPGFELSDDFIIADTMNAQESLNNIQKYVALKGEIHGVATSGTDASYTVATIAHYFNLPGHHPNAALNASDKSLMRNAFKKAGVSIPLYKVVTNLEEALSFFEELNHLCIVKPTRNMGARGVSLVRSVEELTKAIELAQENNREFPEILIEEYIDAHELSIDALINNGIITITGIADRIIEYPPYFVETGHILPSSLNNEWLERAIFSFRDGIKALGLSHGAAKADIKISKEKTWVIEIAARLSGGFMSSHTFPLATGIPLHEYMIKTALGENIPKLTPNRNFTSIERAIILPPGKVTSISIPDNILEQEYISHFSIKAQVGDIIVSPKNNLDKHGNIIATAPTRELALRAINKSLATLRIAVEDTRDYATIIQNSEKSAKKILKTVCNVCRACDGIWCRGQIPGVGGLGTGEAFIQAYSRFQQIKLIPNYINEIKTVDTSITMFDRQFSMPIFIAPISGGIDNYNNTITELNLQRTLIKGAKHAGTMAFTPDSAYPELFPKIAQAILENFGHSVVICKPRKDLDHIKLRYQLAVESGILGIGSDIDGIGLKTFANTGQETTPKTVPELKELSQTYKLPFVIKGVLSVSDSLKAIEAGATHIVVSSHGGRISDSSPLPIDMLPHIKKVIGNKAVILVDGAIRSGADIAKALILGADAVLIGRPASIHAIGGGYEAVTVYLNTIKDQLQTQMLLLGVSSIKELKERKDLIFDPQNIQQLL, encoded by the coding sequence ATGTCTTATTCAGACAAAAAATTTATCGTTATAGGTGCAGGAGAATTACAAATTCCTCTCATTAAAGCTGCAAAGAATCTTGGATTAACAGTTATCGCTACAGATAAAAATGCTCAAGCACCTGGATTTGAATTATCTGATGATTTTATTATTGCTGATACTATGAACGCTCAAGAAAGCTTAAACAATATCCAAAAATATGTCGCACTAAAAGGCGAAATTCATGGTGTTGCAACATCTGGAACAGATGCTTCCTATACAGTAGCAACTATTGCTCATTATTTTAATTTACCGGGGCATCATCCCAATGCGGCTTTGAATGCTAGTGATAAATCTTTGATGCGTAATGCTTTTAAAAAAGCTGGAGTTTCTATTCCTTTATACAAAGTAGTCACTAATTTGGAAGAGGCCTTATCTTTTTTTGAAGAATTAAATCACCTATGTATTGTTAAGCCAACAAGAAATATGGGAGCAAGAGGCGTATCTCTTGTCAGATCTGTAGAAGAACTGACAAAAGCAATTGAGCTTGCTCAAGAAAACAATAGAGAATTTCCAGAAATTCTTATAGAAGAATATATTGATGCCCATGAATTAAGTATTGATGCTCTCATTAATAACGGTATTATTACCATTACTGGGATTGCAGATAGAATTATAGAATATCCCCCTTATTTTGTAGAAACAGGGCATATATTACCATCAAGCTTGAATAATGAGTGGTTGGAAAGAGCTATCTTCAGCTTTAGAGATGGTATCAAAGCTCTAGGACTTAGTCATGGAGCAGCCAAGGCTGATATCAAAATATCCAAAGAAAAAACTTGGGTAATAGAAATTGCAGCTCGTTTGTCTGGTGGATTTATGTCTTCTCATACTTTTCCTCTTGCTACAGGAATTCCTCTCCATGAATATATGATCAAAACAGCATTGGGTGAAAATATTCCCAAACTTACTCCGAATAGAAATTTTACTAGTATAGAAAGAGCAATTATATTACCTCCTGGCAAAGTTACTAGTATCTCTATTCCTGATAATATTTTAGAGCAAGAATATATTTCTCATTTCTCTATCAAGGCTCAAGTTGGCGATATTATAGTTAGTCCTAAAAACAATTTAGACAAACATGGTAATATAATTGCTACAGCACCTACAAGAGAGCTTGCATTAAGAGCCATCAACAAAAGTCTAGCAACTCTTCGTATAGCAGTAGAAGACACACGAGATTACGCGACAATTATCCAAAATAGTGAAAAATCCGCAAAAAAAATATTAAAAACTGTATGTAATGTTTGTAGAGCGTGCGATGGTATATGGTGTCGTGGACAAATACCTGGAGTTGGTGGTCTTGGAACAGGGGAAGCTTTTATTCAAGCTTATAGCCGATTTCAACAAATCAAACTTATTCCTAACTATATTAATGAAATTAAAACAGTTGATACTTCTATCACCATGTTTGATCGACAATTTTCTATGCCTATTTTTATTGCTCCTATAAGTGGTGGGATTGATAATTATAACAATACTATTACAGAGTTAAACTTACAAAGAACACTTATAAAAGGTGCTAAACATGCTGGAACAATGGCTTTCACACCAGATTCTGCTTATCCTGAATTATTTCCAAAAATAGCTCAAGCTATTTTAGAAAATTTCGGACATTCTGTTGTTATTTGTAAACCTAGAAAAGATTTAGATCATATAAAATTACGCTATCAATTAGCAGTAGAATCTGGTATATTAGGCATTGGATCTGATATTGATGGAATAGGATTAAAAACATTTGCTAATACAGGTCAAGAAACAACTCCTAAAACAGTACCAGAATTAAAAGAATTATCCCAAACTTATAAATTACCATTTGTTATCAAAGGTGTTTTATCTGTTTCCGATTCCCTCAAAGCCATAGAAGCTGGAGCTACACATATTGTTGTTTCATCTCATGGGGGGCGTATTAGTGATTCTTCTCCCCTACCTATAGATATGCTCCCTCATATAAAAAAAGTAATTGGAAACAAAGCCGTGATACTAGTAGATGGTGCTATCAGATCTGGAGCAGATATAGCTAAAGCTCTCATATTGGGAGCAGATGCAGTACTTATTGGCAGACCTGCATCTATACATGCTATTGGTGGTGGTTATGAAGCTGTTACTGTTTATCTAAATACTATCAAAGATCAACTTCAGACTCAAATGCTTTTATTAGGAGTATCTTCTATCAAAGAACTAAAAGAAAGAAAAGATCTTATATTTGATCCACAAAATATACAACAATTACTTTAA